CAGGATCGAGGCGACCAGCAGCGCGAGCACCATCGGCAGCAGCCGCACGCCGGACGTCGTCGCCGAAACGCCCTGGACGTACTGCATGTAGGTGGGCAGATAGGACAGCGCGCCGAGCATCGCGAAGCCGACGACGAAACTCATGATCCCGGCGACGGTGAAGACCGGGTTCCGGAACAGCCGCATCGGCAGCATCGGCTCCGGCGCGCGCAGTTCGACCGCGACGAACGCGCCCAGCAGCACCACCGAGCCCGCGGCCATGCCGAGGATGACCGGCGAACCCCACGCGTACGTGGTGCCGCCCCAGCTCGTGACGAGCGTCAGCCCGGTCGCGGCGAGGCCGATCAGCAGGATGCCGAGGTAGTCGATCACCGGTTTGACCGCCGCGCGCACGCTCGGCATCGCCGACGCGGCGACCGCGAGCACCACCACGGCGAGCGGGATGTTGACATAGAACGCCCAGCGCCAGGACAGGTGGTCGACGAACAGCCCGCCCAGCATCGGCCCGGCCACGGTGACGACGCCGAAAACGGAACCGAGCGCGCCCTGGTACTTGCCGCGTTCGCGCAGCGGGACGACGTCGGCGATCAGCGCGGTCGAGGTGACCATCAGCCCGCCGCCGCCGAGGCCCTGCACCGCGCGCCAGATGATCAGCCAGGTCATGCTGTCGGCGAAGCCGCAGAAGAACGAGCCGGCGCCGAACACGAGCACCGACAGCTGGAACATCAGCTTGCGGCCGAACAGGTCGCCGAGCTTGCCGACGACGACCGTCATGATCGTCTCGGCCAGCAGGTACGCGGTGACCACCCAGGACAGGTGCCCGGCTCCGCCGAGGTCGCCGACGATGGTGGGCAGCGCGGTCCCGACGATCGTCTGGTCGAGCGCGGCGAGCAGCATGCCGAGCAGCACCGCGCCGAACACCGCGTGGATCCTGCGCCGGGACAGCGCCGCCGGCGCCGGTTCCTCCCGGATGCCCTCCGCCGTGGCCGTCATCGGCTCCTCCTCGCGCGCCCGTGCCGGGCCGCTCCCGGCGCGTCCACGTAAGCACCTCGGTCCACTGTGGAATAGCCGCCCGGCCGCAGCGTCGCCCGTTCCGGTGACCGCCGCGGGCCGATTTCCGGAAGCCGCCCGGGTCCCGCTTGACTCACCCGGTGCTTCCCCGATGATCCGGCGCGCGCTTCAGGTCTTGCCTACCCGCCGCCTCGGGCCCCGTCGAGCACGGCCGTCTGTTTCGCCAGCCCGGACGTCGGCCGGGTGCCGTGTTCGACGGTCAGTCCCCGCATCGCGACCGGGTAGTCGAACCGGTACACCGCGACCGGCTCGCGCAGTTTGTCGCCGCGCAGGTACGTCGGGACTTCGGTGACCTTCGCGTCGGCGAACAACGGCACGTACGGCCCGCCCGCGTCCGCGGAGTAGGCAACGCTGGCCAGCGACTGCGCGTCCGGACCGGGGGCGAACCGGTAGCGGACCGGCTGCACGACGCCGTCCGCCAGCGACGCCGGAGTCCGGCACGGCACGACGAACGCATTGGTCCAGTCCAACGTGACCGGCTCGCTCGGGGGGATCTCCTTCGTCAGCGGCGCCAGTCGCGGAATCCGGGGCGCGGTGACCGCGACCCAGCCGGACGGACCGGGGTCCGCGTCCCGCGCGACGACCCGGACCCGTCGCGCCCCCGGCGCCTGCCAGCGGGGATCGAACCGCGCGTCGCTCCACTTCCCGCTGCCGTCCCCGTTGGCCTTCACCGCCGCGAGCACGGTCCCGTCCGCTTTCGCGAACTCCGCCGACACCTGCACTTTCCCTCGCCCGGCAAAGGAAATCACGACCGGAGGCGAATCCTTCGCCGCGACGCCGGCGGGCAGGTCGTACCACCCGGTGACGAGCGTGCCGGTCCCGGACGGCGACCGGTAGGAACTCCACGCCGGGTGCGCCGGATCAGTGCCGTACGGGGTCCGCGGCGCCGAGCCCGGCGGGAACGCGGCGTTCATCGCGAACCCGTCCGCCGCGGCCGGGCCGGACGGCCGGAGCACCCCGGCGCCGATGTCCGGCTCGACGTCCAGCCAGTCCTCGACGCCGCAGGAGCTTCCGGCGCTGCCGGCCCGCGGCGCGAGCCCGAGCGAAGCCAGGTTCGCCCCGCCGACGGAGTAGGTGTCCCACCGCAGTTTCACTGCTTGCGCCTGACCGGCCAGCTCGACCGCCACCGTCGCGGCGGCCACCGCGGCGATCGCCCAGCCGGACCTTGGCAGCCAGCGCGGCGCGCGCCCCGCCTCCGGCCGCCGCTTCGCGCTCAGCCACGACCCGGCGAGCACGCCGGCCAGCGCGACGGCCAACCCGGCCCAAAGGACCAGATCCGCCAGCCGCACGCCCTTCACCGAGGGAACGGAATCGCTCCAGCGGACGTCGTAGCCGGACTGCATCCACCAGCGGTCCGGCGCGGACCAGGCCAGCCACGTCGTCGCCGCGGCCAAGCCCAGCGCCGCCGCCCGTGCCCACGCCGAGGACAGCGCTCCGCGCGCGACGGTGTGCACCAGCATCGCGGTCACCAGCGTGCCGACTCCGGCCAGCGCACCGAAGTGGTGCGTCCACTTGGTCGGCGTGAACGCGAGCACGACGAGACACAGGACGCTGACGACGACCATCCGGCGGGCAGGCCCGGCCGCCAGTCCCGGAGCACGGCGCCGGATCAGCAGCACCGCCGTCAGCGCCATCGCCAGGAACATCAGCAGCACCGGCACCCGGCGGTTCAGCGCACCCTCGACCACCGACGGGTCGAGCAGGGTCGTGTAGCGGGTGAGTTCGCTCTGCCACGGGAGATCCGGGCCGATCTGCTGACGGACGGCGGTCGACTGCAGGACGGCGGTCAGCGGCTGGTCGTAGAACGCCGTCAGCACTGCGCTGCCCGCGGCTCCGGCGACGACCGCGATCGCGCCCAGCACCCGGAGGTCGGCACGCCTGCGCACCAGCCGGACGAGGGGGCGCACTCCGGCGAGGAAGGGTAGGAACGCCGCGACTCCGAGCGGGTTTGTCGTCGCGGTGGCGCCGGCGACCACGAGCCCGACCGCGACCGGAGTCGCCGCACCGGTCGCCACGGCACGCTCGACCAGCGCGAACACCGCCAGCGAGCCGAAGACGATCCACGGCTCCGGCCGCAGCCCGACGTCGAAGGCCAGGTACCACGCCAGGAACAGCGCCGCGGCCGCCCAGCGGGTTCCCCGGCCCGGCCGGTCGACCAGGCGCGGCAGCACCAGCCGATCGATCAGGAACCAGGACGCCAGCCCCAGCAGCACCGAGGGCAGCCGCATCCACACCATGGCCGGCGAGACGCGGCCGAGCAGCGCGTACAGCTCGTAGT
The nucleotide sequence above comes from Amycolatopsis sp. AA4. Encoded proteins:
- a CDS encoding arabinosyltransferase domain-containing protein, whose amino-acid sequence is MPPPDSDAVARGRPGDRWPVIGLGLLSALTAVLFAVAPVNTETTTYRWDGAQDTALPSYPYRPARMDATVRCADPNGLLLATTPPGGKQGAEPLGGGLEIRAVDGTVRAELGGAELLRRPSGGDCRLTVHSDGQGTAVGTARTASRPAVTGLYTERPGTAAARVEPDTRWVSSPSVLKIALGVVSSLALLGMIVLLVRRDRRAARRVRLFPRRAWAPRPADVVVTGVLGAWSVIGALTVDDGYISTMLRARETSGFTGNYFRWFNAPEAPWGWYYELYALLGRVSPAMVWMRLPSVLLGLASWFLIDRLVLPRLVDRPGRGTRWAAAALFLAWYLAFDVGLRPEPWIVFGSLAVFALVERAVATGAATPVAVGLVVAGATATTNPLGVAAFLPFLAGVRPLVRLVRRRADLRVLGAIAVVAGAAGSAVLTAFYDQPLTAVLQSTAVRQQIGPDLPWQSELTRYTTLLDPSVVEGALNRRVPVLLMFLAMALTAVLLIRRRAPGLAAGPARRMVVVSVLCLVVLAFTPTKWTHHFGALAGVGTLVTAMLVHTVARGALSSAWARAAALGLAAATTWLAWSAPDRWWMQSGYDVRWSDSVPSVKGVRLADLVLWAGLAVALAGVLAGSWLSAKRRPEAGRAPRWLPRSGWAIAAVAAATVAVELAGQAQAVKLRWDTYSVGGANLASLGLAPRAGSAGSSCGVEDWLDVEPDIGAGVLRPSGPAAADGFAMNAAFPPGSAPRTPYGTDPAHPAWSSYRSPSGTGTLVTGWYDLPAGVAAKDSPPVVISFAGRGKVQVSAEFAKADGTVLAAVKANGDGSGKWSDARFDPRWQAPGARRVRVVARDADPGPSGWVAVTAPRIPRLAPLTKEIPPSEPVTLDWTNAFVVPCRTPASLADGVVQPVRYRFAPGPDAQSLASVAYSADAGGPYVPLFADAKVTEVPTYLRGDKLREPVAVYRFDYPVAMRGLTVEHGTRPTSGLAKQTAVLDGARGGG